A stretch of DNA from Schistocerca americana isolate TAMUIC-IGC-003095 chromosome 3, iqSchAmer2.1, whole genome shotgun sequence:
tcTGGAATTATGTTCATTATGTGGTTCTAATTGACATGAAATGGACGgaaacagttttttttcctttgacAAACAAAGATGTAcgttacatttttcacattttattcttAAACGTCCCTTTCATCGCGGAAATTTGCACCTGGTAGGCAGTGCACCACTTTCATGAAGAGGCAAGTGTTGTGTTCCATCATACTGAATCTCTTCAGGAGGCCCAGTTTCTCCTCGTTGTATTTGAACAGGTGTATCTGGAGGTGTGGCAGATGGTCGGCCTCGTTTTCTTTTCGAGGTATCCATCCCACTTAACACTAGAGCATCAGCCAGCTCCATACGGAAGTGTAGGAGATCCCTTATTTTCTTCGTTGGTAGACCAACTGCATTGACACTTTTCCTGTATTCGAGCCAGCTCAGTACCACAGCAAAACCTACAGCGTGGAAAATAGCTCTGAGTGTCCATTTCTTTGACTTTATAAAAATTCTGTAGTGTGACATCAATTGATCAAAAAGATCAACTCCTCCCATGCCGTGGTTGTAGCATTTTACAATCTCTGGTCGATCGTTAGTAACATCTTTACTTTCTTTTTTGTCCCAGCGTTCACCTTTGTCAATTTCTCCTTTCCAGTAAAACTAGAGCTGAGAAGAACTGTTTTGTTGTCAACCCATTTTACTAGTGTTGTCATCTGCGCTACAAATTTCTTCTGAAAATCCTCTTTCCTTCTTCATTGCCTCCTTATCTGGTATTAGAGGAGGATTTGCAGAACGATTAACTCTGACAGTTCCAGCAGcacaaattttttcttgtttcaacgCTTGGAAAAGCTTGTACGaagaaaagaaattgtcaaaatATATCTTATGTCCTATTTGGTTTTTTATCCTCTGGGCTAATTGTAAAACTACTGTTGGACCTTGGccaaattccttcaacaaagatgTCTGAAATTCAGTCGATGCTCCCTGATAAAGAATAAAATCATAGGCTTGTGTCTTACCACATAACATGTACATTTTGATACCCCACGGAGAAGGCTTTCCCTTCACGTACTGTTTTACTGACAGCTTCCCTGTGAATGGGATCATTGCCTCATCAGCAGCAAGCTCTTCCTCCACAGATAACTCCAGACATCTGTTGCGGATGGCAGTATATATAGGCCGATCTTTATAGAACTTGTCTTTATCGTCTGCTGGTATAGCCCTGTTGTTAACAAGGTGTCAATTTGATCTGAGTTGGAAGAATCTATTTCTGGGCATACTGTCCAAGAATTATTGCATTT
This window harbors:
- the LOC124606236 gene encoding piggyBac transposable element-derived protein 3-like, with amino-acid sequence MEVSVPDVESYCTSREKEASVGADKINRGETNDESTANNESGVCSDNDNNDSDIQDSDPLTNNELSDGASTEFQTSLLKEFGQGPTVVLQLAQRIKNQIGHKIYFDNFFSSYKLFQALKQEKICAAGTVRVNRSANPPLIPDKEFYWKGEIDKGERWDKKESKDVTNDRPEIVKCYNHGMGGVDLFDQLMSHYRIFIKSKKWTLRAIFHAVGFAVVLSWLEYRKSVNAVGLPTKKIRDLLHFRMELADALVLSGMDTSKRKRGRPSATPPDTPVQIQRGETGPPEEIQYDGTQHLPLHESGALPTRCKFPR